Proteins encoded by one window of Planktothrix tepida PCC 9214:
- a CDS encoding LysR family transcriptional regulator produces MNPQNLKLSQLRALVAVAETGNFSEAALNLNLSQSTVSHAIATLEAELGVILIKRGRYGAVLTPLGEKMVTQARQIQQLLAQMVQEANREKGLQGGNIRIVSFRSVSTHILPSVIAQFRSHFPDVTVSLTEFDDTPEMEHAVRTGQADIGFTYLPTSAEFEVWEILQDDYIAILPPHYNINSSRLTWEQLASYPLILSSTSCCSSLILKYLKKTNFPLNIAYHVREDSTILGMVAQGLGVSIIPGLAARPVPPQVQVCQLPDPLIRVIGVMVLKNALHSPAVYTFLDALRQVGRFNKKAV; encoded by the coding sequence ATGAATCCCCAAAATTTGAAACTCTCCCAACTCCGGGCTTTAGTCGCCGTTGCTGAGACGGGAAACTTCAGCGAAGCTGCATTGAACCTGAATTTATCCCAGTCTACGGTTAGTCATGCGATCGCAACCTTGGAAGCTGAATTAGGCGTTATCTTGATCAAACGAGGACGATATGGAGCGGTTTTAACGCCTTTGGGAGAAAAGATGGTCACTCAAGCACGTCAAATTCAACAGCTTTTAGCGCAAATGGTTCAGGAAGCCAACCGCGAAAAAGGATTACAAGGTGGCAATATTCGGATTGTTTCGTTTCGCAGTGTTTCGACTCATATTTTACCGTCTGTGATTGCTCAATTTCGCAGCCATTTTCCAGACGTGACGGTGAGTTTAACAGAATTTGATGATACCCCAGAAATGGAACACGCAGTTCGCACGGGTCAAGCGGATATTGGATTTACTTATTTACCCACCAGTGCCGAATTTGAAGTTTGGGAAATCTTACAAGATGATTATATCGCCATTCTTCCTCCTCATTATAACATTAATAGTTCCCGTTTAACCTGGGAACAATTAGCCTCCTATCCCTTAATTTTGTCTTCAACCAGTTGTTGTTCTTCGTTGATTTTAAAATATTTAAAAAAAACGAATTTTCCTTTAAATATTGCCTATCATGTGCGAGAAGATTCAACAATTTTAGGCATGGTGGCTCAAGGTTTGGGAGTCTCAATTATTCCGGGTTTAGCAGCACGTCCGGTTCCTCCCCAGGTTCAAGTTTGTCAATTACCCGATCCCTTAATTCGAGTCATCGGTGTAATGGTCTTAAAAAATGCCCTCCATTCTCCGGCGGTTTATACCTTTTTAGATGCCTTAAGACAGGTTGGACGCTTCAATAAAAAAGCGGTTTAA
- a CDS encoding ABC transporter permease, producing the protein MSSSTTSVKLSTSHQTTNQQPNLVGEFLQETLALTRRLFIQLQRRPSTLIAGIIQPLMWLILFGALFQNAPKGLFGETLNYAQFLGAGVIVFTAFAGALNAGLPVMFDREFGFLNRLLVAPLVSRFSIVLASAIYIVTLSLIQTSVIVAAGAFLGAGLPGIGGLSIITLIVLLLVLGVTGLSLGLAFALPGHIELIAVIFVTNLPLLFASTALAPLSFMPTWLQVVASLNPLSYAIEPIRYLYLHQDWALNSVVMHAPFATITFGGALLVLFGFATVALLSIQPLLKRRFA; encoded by the coding sequence ATGAGCAGTTCAACAACATCTGTTAAATTATCAACTTCCCATCAAACGACTAATCAACAACCGAATTTAGTCGGAGAATTCCTACAAGAAACCCTAGCCTTAACCCGTCGGTTGTTTATTCAATTACAACGTCGTCCTTCTACCTTAATTGCTGGGATTATTCAACCTTTGATGTGGTTAATTTTGTTTGGAGCTTTATTTCAAAATGCCCCCAAAGGATTGTTTGGAGAAACGTTAAATTATGCTCAGTTTTTAGGGGCTGGGGTTATTGTTTTTACAGCCTTTGCGGGAGCTTTAAATGCAGGTTTACCTGTCATGTTTGACCGAGAATTTGGGTTTTTAAATCGGTTATTAGTCGCTCCTTTAGTGTCTCGCTTTTCTATTGTTTTAGCTTCAGCAATTTATATCGTTACCTTGAGCTTAATTCAAACTTCAGTGATTGTGGCAGCCGGAGCCTTTTTAGGGGCAGGATTACCCGGAATTGGGGGATTAAGTATCATTACTTTGATTGTGCTTTTATTAGTGCTAGGGGTAACGGGTTTAAGTTTAGGATTAGCCTTTGCTTTACCCGGTCATATTGAATTAATTGCTGTGATCTTTGTGACGAATTTACCGCTTTTATTTGCCAGTACCGCCCTCGCGCCTTTATCTTTTATGCCTACTTGGTTACAAGTTGTGGCTTCGCTGAATCCCCTCAGTTATGCCATTGAACCGATTCGTTATTTATACTTACATCAGGATTGGGCACTCAATAGTGTAGTGATGCACGCTCCCTTTGCAACCATTACTTTTGGGGGTGCATTATTGGTTTTATTCGGATTTGCAACGGTCGCTTTACTCTCAATTCAGCCGTTATTAAAGCGTCGGTTTGCTTAA
- a CDS encoding phosphoribulokinase: protein MGNKPDRVVLIGVAGDSGCGKSTFLRRITDIFGKDFVTVICLDDYHCLDRKQRKETGITALDPRANNFDLMYEQINALKNGVSIDKPIYNHETGEIDPPERIDPNHIIVIEGLHPLYDERVRSLLDFSVYLDISDEVKISWKIQRDMAERGHRYEDVLAAINARRPDFEAYIDPQKKYADVVVQILPTNLIAEDKEHRILRVRLVQKEGVEGLEPAYLFDQGSTIHWTPCGRKLTCSYPGLKMYYGPDNYYGNEVSILEVDGQFDNLDEMIYVEGHLSNLSTKYYGEMTHLLREHQEYPGSNNGSGLFQVLVGLKMRATYERLVGVTEKVAATV from the coding sequence ATGGGAAATAAGCCGGATCGCGTGGTTTTAATTGGTGTTGCTGGAGATTCCGGGTGCGGAAAATCAACATTTTTACGTCGGATAACAGATATCTTTGGGAAAGATTTTGTGACGGTTATCTGTTTAGATGACTATCATTGTTTAGATCGAAAGCAACGTAAAGAAACCGGAATTACGGCTCTAGATCCTAGAGCTAATAATTTTGATTTAATGTATGAGCAAATCAACGCTCTTAAAAATGGTGTCTCTATTGATAAACCCATTTATAACCACGAAACTGGCGAGATCGATCCTCCCGAACGGATCGATCCGAATCATATTATCGTGATTGAAGGGTTACATCCGTTATATGACGAACGGGTGCGCTCGCTGCTAGATTTTAGTGTTTATCTCGATATCAGCGACGAAGTTAAAATTTCGTGGAAAATTCAGCGTGACATGGCAGAACGCGGTCATCGTTATGAAGATGTTCTCGCCGCTATTAATGCCCGTCGTCCTGATTTTGAAGCTTATATTGACCCCCAAAAGAAATACGCTGATGTGGTGGTTCAAATTCTGCCCACGAACCTGATTGCTGAAGATAAAGAACACAGAATCCTGCGGGTGCGTCTGGTACAGAAAGAAGGGGTGGAAGGACTCGAACCCGCCTACTTATTTGATCAAGGATCGACAATTCATTGGACACCTTGCGGACGCAAACTCACCTGTTCTTATCCGGGTTTAAAAATGTATTATGGCCCTGATAACTACTACGGAAATGAAGTGTCTATCCTTGAAGTCGATGGTCAATTCGATAACCTCGATGAAATGATCTACGTCGAAGGACACTTAAGCAACCTGTCTACAAAATACTATGGGGAAATGACCCATCTGCTCCGCGAACACCAAGAGTATCCCGGTTCCAATAATGGTAGCGGATTATTCCAGGTGTTAGTTGGCTTGAAAATGCGCGCAACTTACGAGCGCTTAGTTGGAGTTACTGAAAAAGTAGCAGCAACGGTCTAA
- a CDS encoding ABC transporter ATP-binding protein, whose amino-acid sequence MIPAVVIQNLQKSYGSIQAVKDVSLDVQPGEIFGLLGPNGAGKTTTLRALCTLITPDAGRLEISGISVIDQPRLARQRLGYVAQEVALDKVLTGRELLQLQAALYHIPRATIAERIHQVTNLLGLQDWIDQKTGTYSGGIRKRLDLASGLLHQPDLLVLDEPTVGLDIESRVAVWNFLRQLRENGTTVLITSHYLEEVDALADRVAIIDQGVVIATGTPSELKDQVGGDRITLRIREFSPLEEAEKAKALLQSLAFVQEIIINNAQGNSLNLVVQPQSDALFTIQQALKDAGLPTFGIAQSRPSLDDVYLAATGRTLLDAEIAAASNRDLKAEKKKSMR is encoded by the coding sequence ATGATTCCTGCTGTTGTGATCCAAAATTTACAAAAATCCTATGGCTCTATCCAGGCTGTTAAAGATGTGTCTCTTGATGTCCAACCCGGAGAAATCTTTGGTTTACTTGGCCCCAATGGAGCCGGAAAAACCACAACCCTGCGTGCATTGTGTACGTTAATTACTCCTGATGCTGGACGTTTAGAAATATCGGGTATTTCTGTGATTGACCAACCGAGATTAGCTCGTCAACGCTTGGGTTATGTCGCTCAGGAAGTCGCCCTCGATAAAGTCTTAACCGGACGTGAATTATTGCAATTACAAGCCGCCCTGTATCATATCCCTCGTGCTACGATTGCCGAACGAATTCATCAGGTTACGAATTTATTAGGATTACAAGATTGGATTGATCAAAAAACTGGAACCTATTCCGGGGGAATTCGGAAACGCTTAGATTTAGCATCGGGGTTACTGCATCAACCGGATTTATTAGTATTAGATGAACCGACCGTTGGCTTAGATATTGAAAGCCGGGTCGCAGTGTGGAATTTCCTCCGTCAATTACGAGAAAATGGGACAACGGTTTTAATTACCAGTCACTATTTAGAAGAGGTAGATGCTTTAGCAGATCGAGTGGCAATTATTGATCAAGGGGTGGTGATTGCAACGGGTACACCGTCTGAGTTAAAAGATCAAGTTGGAGGCGATCGCATTACCCTGAGAATTCGAGAATTTTCGCCCTTGGAAGAAGCTGAAAAAGCCAAAGCTTTATTACAATCTCTCGCTTTTGTACAAGAGATTATTATTAATAATGCTCAAGGCAATTCTTTGAATTTAGTCGTTCAACCTCAAAGTGATGCGTTGTTTACGATTCAACAGGCGTTAAAAGATGCGGGTTTACCGACCTTTGGCATTGCCCAATCTCGACCCAGTTTAGATGATGTTTATTTAGCAGCAACAGGTCGAACTTTACTGGATGCTGAAATTGCAGCAGCCAGTAATCGAGATTTAAAAGCTGAGAAAAAGAAAAGTATGCGCTAG
- a CDS encoding site-2 protease family protein produces MIMLFWLLILGLMTYWLLQRGVAQITRTPIWLLWLVMMTPAFIWGTWMFAYDQKPIPAELVIIPFIACPCLYWFLVQWGRLPPPTSSESAIPTEPSLPVENPHLPRPLDQQEEETLRTCFPWTVFPLHNIEYRLQAVICRGQLRSNPDVAYRTIRDNIKAKFSDRFLIAFQQDLKDKPFFALVPNPYPENTENLLKPDALNRPILGLALVLITLFTTTVAGVEMENISLDTWQANPRLLVSGLPYSLSLMAILGVHELAHYLTSIRYKMKATLPYFLPIPFWLGTLGAFIQMRSPFPHRKALFDVSIAGPWAGFIISLPLLILGLNQSTVVPFDPKNSGFLNFESLHPSFSFLLTILSKLILGDALTSEQAIHLHPLAIAGYLGLIVTAINLIPVGQLDGGHLVHAMFGQKTSFVMGQFTRFFILILALIHSEFIALALLLFFFPLQDEPALNDVSELNNIRDIIGFVTLGLLLLLLLPMPSVVGQWLNY; encoded by the coding sequence ATGATCATGTTATTTTGGTTACTGATTTTAGGGTTGATGACCTATTGGCTTCTACAACGGGGAGTTGCTCAAATTACTCGAACTCCCATTTGGTTGCTATGGTTGGTGATGATGACTCCAGCGTTCATTTGGGGAACCTGGATGTTTGCTTATGATCAAAAACCCATTCCAGCAGAATTAGTGATTATTCCTTTTATTGCTTGTCCCTGTTTATATTGGTTTTTAGTCCAATGGGGTCGTCTTCCGCCGCCTACATCATCAGAGTCCGCCATTCCAACCGAACCTAGTCTTCCTGTGGAAAATCCCCACTTACCTCGTCCTTTAGATCAACAAGAAGAAGAAACCCTTCGCACTTGTTTTCCTTGGACTGTTTTTCCTCTGCATAATATTGAATATCGGCTACAAGCTGTGATTTGTCGGGGTCAGTTACGGTCAAATCCTGATGTAGCTTATCGAACGATTCGAGATAATATTAAAGCTAAATTTAGCGATCGCTTTTTGATTGCCTTTCAACAAGATCTCAAAGATAAACCCTTTTTTGCCTTAGTTCCTAATCCTTATCCAGAAAATACCGAAAATTTACTCAAGCCTGATGCTTTAAACCGTCCAATTTTAGGTTTAGCACTGGTATTAATTACTTTATTTACAACAACGGTGGCGGGTGTGGAAATGGAGAATATTTCCCTAGATACTTGGCAAGCAAATCCCCGTTTATTAGTATCTGGATTACCTTATAGTTTGTCCTTAATGGCAATTTTAGGAGTTCATGAGTTAGCTCATTATTTAACTTCGATTCGGTATAAAATGAAAGCGACATTACCTTATTTTCTGCCGATTCCATTTTGGTTAGGAACCTTGGGGGCGTTTATCCAAATGCGATCACCCTTTCCCCACCGGAAAGCGTTATTTGATGTCAGTATTGCTGGCCCTTGGGCGGGATTTATCATCAGTTTACCGTTATTAATTTTAGGCTTAAATCAGTCAACGGTTGTTCCCTTTGATCCGAAAAACTCTGGATTTTTAAATTTTGAATCCTTGCATCCCAGTTTTTCGTTTTTATTAACAATATTGAGTAAATTAATATTAGGGGATGCCTTGACTTCGGAACAAGCCATTCATCTACATCCTCTGGCGATCGCGGGATATTTAGGATTAATTGTCACAGCAATTAATTTAATACCAGTGGGACAATTAGATGGGGGTCATCTGGTTCATGCTATGTTTGGTCAAAAAACCAGTTTCGTGATGGGTCAATTCACTCGATTTTTTATCTTAATTTTAGCATTAATCCACAGTGAATTTATAGCCTTAGCTTTGTTATTATTCTTTTTTCCGTTACAAGATGAACCCGCCTTAAATGATGTCAGTGAATTGAATAATATTCGGGATATTATTGGGTTTGTAACCTTGGGGTTATTATTGTTACTTTTATTACCCATGCCTTCTGTTGTTGGTCAATGGTTGAATTATTAA
- a CDS encoding MBL fold metallo-hydrolase yields the protein MSQERSVPKTPRLVLENIYAFPPNRDTLGGTAYFIVENQMNILIDAPLWNETNQQFLEQQGGVQGLFITHRGAIGSSREIQNRWGCKIVIQEQEAYLLPESTVTTFEKELRLSSQSSVFWTPGHSPGSSCLYFSGQVGVLFTGRHLLPNLQGQPVPLRTAKTFHWPRQLNSIRFILERFNCDTLHYICPGANTGALRGERLINHAYEKLASLDLDACLLSPAIL from the coding sequence ATGTCCCAGGAGCGTTCTGTCCCCAAAACTCCCCGACTTGTACTGGAAAATATTTATGCTTTCCCACCCAACCGGGACACTTTGGGCGGAACTGCCTATTTTATTGTAGAGAACCAGATGAACATCTTGATCGATGCACCTTTATGGAATGAAACAAATCAGCAATTTTTAGAGCAACAGGGTGGTGTTCAAGGGTTATTCATTACCCATCGGGGTGCAATCGGTTCATCACGAGAGATTCAAAACAGATGGGGATGCAAGATTGTCATCCAAGAACAAGAAGCTTATTTATTACCGGAGTCAACGGTGACAACCTTTGAGAAAGAGTTAAGGCTGAGTTCCCAGAGTTCGGTTTTTTGGACACCTGGACATTCTCCCGGTTCATCTTGTCTTTATTTTAGTGGGCAAGTCGGGGTTTTGTTCACCGGACGTCATCTCTTACCCAATCTCCAAGGTCAACCCGTTCCCCTCCGCACCGCTAAAACCTTTCACTGGCCACGACAGTTAAACAGTATTCGATTCATATTGGAACGCTTTAATTGTGATACCTTGCACTATATTTGTCCCGGTGCAAATACAGGAGCATTACGAGGAGAACGCTTGATTAATCATGCTTATGAAAAATTGGCAAGTCTTGATTTAGATGCGTGTTTGTTGAGTCCAGCTATTCTCTAG